From the Cydia pomonella isolate Wapato2018A chromosome 11, ilCydPomo1, whole genome shotgun sequence genome, one window contains:
- the LOC133522941 gene encoding uncharacterized protein LOC133522941: MSQQINRLIIIFIITTINGERWYSATVSENRSNPVPETGNTFRSNYIQDAEHRYIPLSVYNRTINEWKGITKIGNATDGTSPDYAYREGEVLPQNYQDLTIDEPKNKLLQTYQYNNTIQNINLFRLAQQKRKVIRKRCPALRPRQKKQLNNEKTKKFLEVFEVVEFDHVACTSSSGLEGTCLHEYDCFNAGGSAMGSCADGYGLCCVIQFSCDDATAAPTGWFVNPGFPDPSSERLSCAGTVNKTSEDIKQIRLDFLNFELLPPTAGSCEQDQFVVSGQNLNSVMPILCGVNTGLHVYVEVGDVSGPITLSIQTASAESRLFAIKVSQLSASEDLAAPAGCLQYFKGPIGYLESFNYRDTSDTSIAKVPSYLNNLNYAMCIEREPGSCSITYTNAGIMRITNYDSDGLPVIPPGQAGVEIFNCPSDWLLMSAARLCGDRLNDGSVLQDFAVDAPITDNGAGPIVVWFRSDEGYVARGFKLQYQQNSCSS, encoded by the exons ATGAGTCAACAAATCAATcgactaattattattttcataattacaACGATAAATGGAGAAAGATGGTATTCAGCGACGGTATCCGAAAACCGCTCAAACCCAGTCCCAGAAACAGGAAACACATTTAGAAGTAACTACATCCAAGATGCTGAACACCGATATATCCCGTTATCGGTTTATAACAGGACGATAAATGAATGGAAAGGTATTACGAAAATCGGAAACGCTACTGATGGAACTTCGCCTGACTATGCCTATAGAGAAGGCGAAGTTTTGCCCCAAAATTACCAAGATCTGACGATTGACgaaccaaaaaataaactgttacAAACCTACCAATACAACAACACTATACAAAACATAAACTTGTTTAGACTTGCTCAACAAAAGAGAAAAGTGATAAGGAAAAGATGTCCAGCATTGCGGCCAAGACAGAAAAAACAATTGAACAATGAGAAGACGAAGAAGTTTCTAGAAGTGTTTGAAGTGGTGGAGTTCGATCACGTCGCTTGTACGTCGAGCAGTGGGTTGGAGGGAACGTGCCTACATGAGTATGATTGTTTTAACGCTGGAGGATCGGCGATGGGCAGTTGTGCTGATGGCTATGGGTTATGTTGCGTGA TTCAGTTCTCTTGCGACGATGCTACCGCCGCGCCTACGGGGTGGTTTGTAAACCCAGGGTTTCCCGATCCAAGTTCTGAGAGATTATCGTGTGCTGGAACAGTCAATAAAACATCAGAAGACATTAAACAGATTCGGTTGGATTTCTTGAATTTTGAG CTGTTACCGCCAACAGCGGGATCATGTGAGCAGGACCAGTTCGTAGTATCCGGACAGAATCTGAACAGCGTGATGCCAATACTGTGCGGCGTTAACACTGGCCTTCACG TTTACGTCGAGGTTGGAGACGTGAGTGGGCCAATCACTTTGTCCATTCAAACGGCGTCAGCGGAAAGCCGATTGTTTGCCATTAAG GTTTCGCAGCTATCCGCTAGCGAGGACTTGGCGGCACCTGCTGGATGTCTTCAGTACTTCAAAGGACCGATCGGATACTTGGAATCATTTAACTACCGTGACACATCTGACACATCAATAGCTAAAGTTCCATCTTATTTG AACAATCTTAATTATGCAATGTGCATAGAACGGGAGCCTGGGTCTTGCAGCATCACGTACACAAATGCGGGAATTATGCGGATCACCAATTACGATTCAG ACGGCTTACCAGTTATCCCTCCGGGTCAAGCTGGGGTGGAGATATTCAACTGCCCGAGCGACTGGTTGCTAATGTCAGCGGCGAGGCTCTGCGGGGACCGACTGAACGACGGTTCAGTTCTACAGGACTTTGCTGTCGATGCGCCTATTACGG ATAATGGTGCTGGCCCCATCGTTGTGTGGTTCAGGTCAGATGAAGGATATGTGGCTCGCGGTTTTAAATTGCAATATCAACAGAATTCATGTAGCTCTTAG
- the LOC133522919 gene encoding pupal cuticle protein C1B-like, with product MSFKIVLFACVASVCQAAGILAPVAYGGYPYNNYPAQPAIASHQSNILRSPFNLGQISTYSKAIDTPFSSVRKSDVRVSNPGLAVGGLGLASAYHGLPAYHGIAPVTTAYHGAVAAPLVSHVGVSPYAAPVAKVATAGGLLGVAYSAAPAVSHMTYSNGLGLTYSW from the exons ATGTCTTTCAAG ATCGTTCTCTTCGCCTGCGTGGCCTCCGTCTGCCAGGCTGCAGGCATCCTTGCCCCTGTCGCCTACGGCGGCTACCCTTACAACAACTACCCGGCTCAACCGGCCATCGCCTCGCACCAATCGAACATACTCAGGTCGCCTTTTAACCTTGGACAG ATATCAACATATTCAAAGGCAATCGACACTCCATTCTCAAGCGTGCGCAAATCTGATGTGCGCGTTAGCAACCCCGGTCTAGCAGTCGGCGGGCTTGGCTTGGCGTCGGCGTACCATGGCCTACCCGCGTATCATGGCATAGCGCCAGTGACTACGGCGTATCATGGAGCCGTTGCTGCACCACTAGTGTCGCATGTCGGCGTCTCTCCGTATGCTGCTCCTGTTGCTAAA GTGGCGACAGCAGGTGGTCTTCTCGGTGTAGCGTATTCCGCAGCTCCCGCCGTCTCTCACATGACATACAGCAACGGACTTGGCCTGACCTATTCATGGTAG
- the LOC133522948 gene encoding uncharacterized protein LOC133522948 isoform X2, whose translation MVGKSRYCEICGVREIFREGFFAKFPKDKLRCKTWLRQVGKEDLIHVPIEKLHELRHVCGDHFDWRDFGKTGNKLKKRAYPKLNLSAPPLSEHQLTGFPQYVASRQGADQSHALLHARIPLSTSSTENGAHQSHAPLHARIPLSTSSTENALVPAKRSPSC comes from the exons ATGGTTGGCAAAAGCCGATATTGTGAGATATGCGGCGTGAGAGAAATTTTCAGAGAAGGCTTCTTTGCCAAATTTCCCAAGGATAAACTGCG GTGTAAAACTTGGCTTAGACAAGTTGGAAAAGAAGATCTCATTCACGTACCCATTGAAAAATTGCATGAGCTTCGTCATGTTTGTGGTGACCACTTTGACTGGAGAGACTTTGGGAAGACAggaaataagcttaaaaaaagaGCCTATCCAAAGTTAAATCTTTCTGCACCTCCACTGTCAGAACATCAATTAACAGGATTTCCTCAATATGTTGCAAGTAGACAAG gTGCAGACCAGAGCCATGCACTTTTACATGCCAGGATACCTCTCTCGACATCTAGCACTGAAAATG gTGCACACCAGAGCCATGCACCTTTACATGCCAGGATACCTCTCTCGACATCGAGCACTGAAAATG
- the LOC133522948 gene encoding uncharacterized protein LOC133522948 isoform X3, with product MVGKSRYCEICGVREIFREGFFAKFPKDKLRCKTWLRQVGKEDLIHVPIEKLHELRHVCGDHFDWRDFGKTGNKLKKRAYPKLNLSAPPLSEHQLTGFPQYVASRQGADQSHALLHARIPLSTSSTENGAHQSHAPLHARIPLSTSSTENALVKSKLKTC from the exons ATGGTTGGCAAAAGCCGATATTGTGAGATATGCGGCGTGAGAGAAATTTTCAGAGAAGGCTTCTTTGCCAAATTTCCCAAGGATAAACTGCG GTGTAAAACTTGGCTTAGACAAGTTGGAAAAGAAGATCTCATTCACGTACCCATTGAAAAATTGCATGAGCTTCGTCATGTTTGTGGTGACCACTTTGACTGGAGAGACTTTGGGAAGACAggaaataagcttaaaaaaagaGCCTATCCAAAGTTAAATCTTTCTGCACCTCCACTGTCAGAACATCAATTAACAGGATTTCCTCAATATGTTGCAAGTAGACAAG gTGCAGACCAGAGCCATGCACTTTTACATGCCAGGATACCTCTCTCGACATCTAGCACTGAAAATG gTGCACACCAGAGCCATGCACCTTTACATGCCAGGATACCTCTCTCGACATCGAGCACTGAAAATG